A genome region from Panicum virgatum strain AP13 chromosome 4K, P.virgatum_v5, whole genome shotgun sequence includes the following:
- the LOC120705153 gene encoding zinc finger protein ZAT7-like — MQYIYIHSTSYVIHPSYIISSFPFKATTTARPTPAATNLLRLFLTLSPASRVISKQQGQGGGCRATRLDGAGTGEFRCRTCGRAFATFQALGGHRTSHKRPRVRADCLDLLPGARPGKGAAASDVLRCNTCGVVFSTGQALGGHMRRHRSPPATIKFVALSDDGEGDDDDIEDDDASHLSTATSFIKFI; from the coding sequence ATGCagtatatatacatacacaGTACGTCATACGTGATCCATCCAAGCTACATCATATCGAGCTTTCCATTcaaggccaccaccaccgcacgaccaacgccggcggcgaccaACTTACTGCGGCTGTTCCTGACGCTATCGCCGGCGAGCAGGGTGATCTCCAAGCAGCAAGGGCAGGGCGGTGGCTGCAGGGCAACGCGGCTGGacggcgccggcaccggcgaGTTCCGGTGCCGCACCTGCGGCCGCGCGTTCGCCACGTTCCAGGCGCTGGGAGGCCACCGCACCAGTCACAAGCGCCCGCGGGTGCGCGCCGACTGCCTCGACCTCCTGCCCGGCGCGAGGCCCGgcaagggcgccgccgccagcgacgTCCTCCGGTGCAACACGTGCGGCGTCGTGTTCTCGACCGGACAGGCGCTCGGCGGCCACATGCGACGCCacaggtcgccgccggcgaccatcaAGTTCGTCGCCTTGTCTGATGATGGAGAGGGCGATGATGATGATATCGAGGATGACGATGCGAGCCATTTGTCCACCGCCACGTCGTTCATCAAGTTCATATGA
- the LOC120705154 gene encoding zinc finger protein ZAT12-like → MDMERRRDDLRFIEEDDDGHRAAAASFHHDVFLSLSCGSSSSSSSSGEAAGSTPPRTRRRRRRRGQAFACTTCGRQFATFQALGGHRTSHLRRPTAKPKRVVAHACGTCGLSFATGQALGGHMRRHRWAAGPAMGPGDLDLTQAIVLKERLSSTSSSLQLLDLFV, encoded by the coding sequence ATGGACATGGAGCGTCGTCGAGATGACCTCCGTTTCATAGAAGAAGACGACGACGGccaccgagcggcggcggcaagcttCCACCACGAcgtcttcctctccctatcctgcggctcctcctcctcgtcgtcgtcctccgggGAAGCAGCAGGCAGCACGCCACCACGAacacgccgtcgccggcggcggcgagggcaggCGTTCGCTTGCACGACGTGCGGGCGGCAGTTCGCAACGTTCCAGGCGCTGGGCGGCCACCGGACCAGCCACCTCCGGCGACCCACGGCGAAGCCGAAGCGAGTGGTGGCGCACGCGTGTGGCACGTGTGGGCTGAGCTTCGCGACGGGCCAGGCCCTTGGTGGCCACATGAGGAGGCACCGATGGGCTGCTGGTCCGGCTATGGGTCCTGGTGATTTGGACCTCACCCAGGCCATCGTGCTCAAGGAAAGGCTCAGTtcaacctcctcctccttgcagCTACTCGACCTGTTCGTGTAG